In Heliomicrobium gestii, a single genomic region encodes these proteins:
- a CDS encoding acetylornithine transaminase, protein MNNAQIVELGKKYVMNTYGRLPISLVKGQGARVWDADGREYLDFLAGLAVNSLGHCHPKVVDALTQQAATLLHVSNLYWIEPQVKLAQALVENSFADKVFFCNSGAEANEGAIKLARKYAKKTWGPDKYEIITMEKSFHGRTLATVTATAQPKYQKDYEPLPQGFRYAPFGDLKALEKAITANTCAIMVEPVQGEGGVNLADPAYWQGLAKLAETNNLLLIFDEVQCGLGRTGKLFAHEHYGVTPHIMTLAKALAGGAPMGALLATDDVAQAFQPGDHASTFGGNPLVAAAGVAVMDVLLKDGLMDNCREVGAYFMGHLRRLQEKYPLIQGVRGLGLMVACELDRPGADIVAECLKKGLIINCTAVKVLRFLPPLTITKADVDEAVAVLEEVLAGVAAADSAATGGQGQ, encoded by the coding sequence ATGAACAACGCCCAGATCGTCGAACTGGGAAAGAAATATGTGATGAACACCTATGGCAGACTGCCCATCTCGCTCGTGAAAGGGCAGGGCGCCCGCGTATGGGACGCCGATGGCCGGGAATACCTCGACTTCTTGGCAGGCCTGGCCGTCAACTCCCTGGGCCACTGTCACCCGAAGGTCGTTGACGCCCTTACGCAACAGGCGGCGACGCTGCTGCACGTCTCCAACCTCTACTGGATCGAGCCGCAGGTCAAGCTGGCCCAGGCGCTCGTGGAAAACTCCTTCGCCGACAAGGTCTTTTTCTGCAACTCCGGCGCGGAAGCGAACGAAGGGGCCATCAAGCTGGCCCGCAAATACGCCAAAAAGACCTGGGGCCCTGACAAATACGAGATCATCACCATGGAAAAATCCTTCCACGGCCGCACCTTGGCCACCGTCACCGCCACGGCGCAGCCCAAATACCAGAAAGACTACGAACCGCTGCCCCAGGGCTTCCGCTACGCCCCCTTCGGCGACCTGAAGGCCCTGGAAAAAGCGATCACCGCCAACACCTGCGCCATCATGGTCGAGCCCGTTCAGGGCGAAGGCGGCGTCAACCTGGCCGACCCCGCCTACTGGCAGGGCCTCGCCAAACTGGCCGAAACGAACAACCTCCTGCTGATCTTTGACGAGGTCCAGTGCGGCCTTGGCCGGACGGGCAAGCTCTTCGCCCATGAGCACTACGGCGTCACGCCCCACATCATGACCCTGGCCAAAGCCCTCGCCGGCGGCGCCCCCATGGGCGCGCTCCTCGCCACAGACGACGTGGCCCAGGCCTTCCAGCCGGGCGACCACGCCTCCACCTTCGGCGGCAACCCCCTCGTCGCCGCCGCCGGCGTCGCCGTCATGGACGTTCTCCTGAAGGACGGCCTGATGGACAACTGCCGCGAAGTGGGCGCCTACTTCATGGGCCACCTGCGCCGCCTCCAGGAAAAATACCCCCTGATCCAAGGGGTGCGCGGCCTTGGCCTCATGGTCGCCTGCGAACTCGACCGCCCCGGCGCGGACATCGTCGCCGAGTGCCTGAAAAAAGGCCTGATCATCAACTGCACCGCCGTCAAGGTATTGCGCTTTTTGCCGCCCCTCACCATCACGAAAGCCGATGTGGACGAAGCCGTCGCCGTCTTGGAGGAAGTCCTCGCCGGCGTCGCCGCCGCCGACTCGGCCGCCACAGGAGGGCAAGGGCAATGA
- the amrA gene encoding AmmeMemoRadiSam system protein A, with translation MTVVFGGVSPHPPIIVPAVGGRELPRVQKTLDAMRAWAKECLEQDPDTVIIISPHGPVFQDAIAVTAFPRLRGDLARFNAPEVKAEVENDLPLLSAVIDQAKRHGVSIAAIDDSLAERFSIENELDHGTMVPLYFLLEAGFRGKVVPVAMALLPREELFRFGIALREAIDATPRRVALIASSDLSHRLTKDAPAGYHPEAHDFDKAIERAFGVWELDDLLTMEESLCEKAGECGYRPLLMLAGAFDRPGAKSRVYSYEGPFGVGYLVGSVTDGGEAGEASAMGEGRLARYIQGRRDKIERSRAGESIYVRFARQTLEAHVAKEPLPPIPAELATAEPAGVFVSIKMQGQLRGCIGTIEPTRESLGEEIRQNAISAGANDPRFFPVEEDELDELVYSVDVLMPEEPIQSTDELDPQRYGVIVRAGRQQGLLLPMLDGVDTVEEQVRIARQKAGIPEGKAVDLSRFEVVRHH, from the coding sequence ATGACAGTCGTCTTTGGCGGTGTGTCGCCCCATCCGCCGATCATCGTGCCGGCCGTGGGCGGCCGCGAACTGCCCCGCGTCCAGAAGACCCTTGACGCCATGCGGGCTTGGGCGAAGGAATGCCTGGAACAGGATCCCGACACGGTGATCATCATCAGCCCCCATGGCCCTGTCTTTCAGGATGCCATCGCCGTCACCGCCTTTCCTCGCCTTCGTGGCGATCTGGCCCGGTTCAACGCCCCCGAGGTGAAGGCCGAAGTGGAAAACGACCTGCCCCTCCTGTCGGCCGTCATCGACCAGGCCAAGCGCCACGGCGTCAGCATCGCCGCGATCGACGACAGCCTGGCAGAGCGGTTTTCCATTGAAAACGAACTCGATCACGGCACCATGGTGCCGCTCTATTTTCTCCTGGAAGCGGGCTTTCGCGGCAAGGTGGTCCCTGTCGCCATGGCCCTGCTGCCCCGGGAAGAGCTCTTCCGCTTTGGCATCGCCCTGCGCGAGGCCATCGATGCGACTCCCCGCCGGGTCGCCCTGATCGCCTCCAGCGACCTCTCCCATCGCCTGACGAAAGACGCGCCGGCGGGCTATCACCCGGAGGCGCACGACTTTGACAAGGCGATTGAGCGGGCCTTTGGCGTTTGGGAGTTGGACGACCTGTTGACCATGGAAGAGAGTCTTTGCGAGAAGGCCGGCGAATGCGGCTACCGGCCGCTGCTCATGCTGGCTGGCGCCTTTGACCGGCCGGGAGCGAAGAGCCGTGTCTACAGCTATGAAGGCCCCTTTGGCGTCGGCTACCTCGTCGGATCGGTCACCGACGGGGGAGAGGCGGGAGAGGCATCTGCCATGGGTGAAGGCCGCCTCGCCCGCTACATTCAGGGGCGGCGCGATAAAATTGAACGGTCCCGCGCCGGCGAATCGATCTACGTCCGCTTTGCCCGCCAGACCCTGGAGGCCCATGTGGCCAAGGAACCGCTGCCGCCGATCCCGGCGGAACTGGCCACGGCGGAGCCGGCCGGCGTCTTCGTTTCGATCAAAATGCAGGGCCAACTGCGCGGCTGCATCGGCACGATCGAGCCGACGCGAGAGAGCCTGGGCGAGGAGATCCGCCAGAACGCCATCAGCGCCGGCGCCAACGACCCGCGCTTTTTCCCTGTCGAAGAAGACGAACTGGATGAACTGGTCTACTCCGTCGACGTCCTCATGCCTGAGGAACCGATCCAGTCGACGGACGAACTCGATCCCCAGCGCTACGGCGTCATCGTCCGCGCCGGTCGCCAGCAGGGGCTCTTGCTGCCCATGCTGGACGGCGTCGATACGGTGGAGGAGCAGGTGCGCATCGCTCGGCAGAAAGCCGGCATCCCGGAAGGGAAGGCGGTCGACTTGTCGCGCTTTGAGGTTGTGCGCCACCACTGA
- the argC gene encoding N-acetyl-gamma-glutamyl-phosphate reductase, translating into MIRAAIVGATGYTGAELVRLLTRHREVELVGLTSRQYADQPYTTVYPHLSGQVDLNCQTQDIDAVTDAADVLFLALPHGLSVPWVAACVGKGKKVVDLGADFRLRRAAVYEQWYRVTHEAPELLAEAVYGLPELKRERIRTARIVANPGCYPTASLLSVAPLCGQGIVREDRLIIDAKSGASGAGRNANVGNLYGEVNENVKAYNVAKHRHNPEIEQEVAERAGLDPDAMAITFTPHLMPMTRGILATVYADLKEGLRPSAEEVRDLYRQFYANEPFIHVMDEGVWPQTKWSYGSNHAFIGLTVEGRTGRIIITTAIDNLVKGASGQAIQNMNLLFGLPETTGLEAAGIYP; encoded by the coding sequence ATGATTCGAGCAGCGATTGTAGGAGCCACCGGATACACAGGCGCAGAACTGGTGCGCCTGTTGACCCGGCACCGGGAAGTGGAACTTGTCGGACTGACCTCCCGCCAATATGCGGATCAGCCCTACACCACCGTCTACCCCCACCTGAGCGGACAGGTGGATCTGAACTGCCAGACCCAGGACATCGACGCCGTCACCGACGCCGCCGACGTGCTCTTTCTGGCCCTGCCCCACGGCCTGTCCGTCCCCTGGGTGGCCGCATGTGTGGGCAAAGGGAAAAAGGTCGTCGACCTGGGCGCCGATTTTCGCCTCCGCCGGGCCGCCGTCTACGAACAGTGGTACCGTGTCACCCATGAAGCGCCGGAACTGCTGGCCGAGGCCGTCTACGGCTTGCCGGAACTGAAGCGGGAGCGGATCCGAACCGCCCGCATCGTCGCCAACCCCGGCTGTTACCCGACGGCTTCGCTGTTGAGCGTCGCCCCCCTCTGCGGCCAGGGCATCGTCCGGGAAGACCGCCTGATCATCGACGCCAAGTCGGGCGCCTCCGGCGCCGGCCGCAACGCCAACGTGGGCAACCTCTACGGCGAAGTCAACGAAAACGTGAAAGCCTACAACGTGGCCAAACACCGCCACAACCCCGAGATCGAGCAGGAGGTGGCCGAGCGGGCCGGCCTCGATCCTGACGCCATGGCCATCACATTCACGCCCCACCTGATGCCCATGACGCGGGGCATCCTGGCCACCGTCTACGCCGACCTTAAAGAGGGCCTTCGCCCCTCGGCCGAAGAGGTGCGCGACCTGTACCGCCAATTCTACGCCAACGAGCCCTTCATCCACGTCATGGACGAAGGCGTCTGGCCCCAAACCAAGTGGTCCTACGGCTCCAACCACGCCTTCATCGGCCTCACCGTCGAAGGGCGGACCGGCCGGATCATCATCACCACCGCCATCGACAACCTGGTCAAGGGCGCTTCCGGCCAAGCCATTCAGAATATGAACCTCCTCTTCGGCCTGCCTGAGACGACAGGCCTTGAGGCGGCAGGGATTTATCCCTGA
- the argJ gene encoding bifunctional glutamate N-acetyltransferase/amino-acid acetyltransferase ArgJ, with amino-acid sequence MQEPIAIHPGGVTSPKGFQAAGIPAGIKKPGVLDMALIVSDRPAAAAAVYTTNRVKAAPLQVTKEHIAAGPLKAIVVNAGNANACTGEQGLADARATTAHVANALGVAAETVAVASTGVIGQPLPMVKILAGVDVLAAAISPEGGEEAAQAIMTTDLVAKTGKVEIALGGQTVTIGAMAKGSGMIHPNMATMLAFYTTDANIAPALLQQALRAATKVSYNMISVDGDTSTNDMAIILANGQSGAPAIEAEGPEYAAFTAALTALSIHLAKIMARDGEGATKLIEARVEGAATAEDARKAAMAIIKSNLFKCAVFGNDANWGRVMCAIGYSGAQFDPAKVDVFLGSVQTARQGMALPFSEEEASKVLSAGEVTVTVCLNDGDASATAWGCDLTYDYVKINADYRS; translated from the coding sequence ATGCAAGAGCCGATTGCCATCCACCCGGGCGGGGTCACCTCGCCCAAGGGCTTTCAAGCCGCCGGCATCCCCGCCGGCATCAAAAAACCGGGCGTTCTCGACATGGCCCTCATCGTCAGCGACCGCCCCGCCGCCGCCGCCGCCGTCTACACGACGAACCGGGTGAAAGCGGCGCCCTTGCAGGTGACGAAGGAACATATCGCCGCCGGCCCTCTCAAAGCCATCGTCGTCAACGCCGGCAACGCCAACGCCTGCACCGGTGAACAGGGCCTCGCCGACGCCCGCGCCACGACGGCCCATGTGGCCAACGCTCTGGGCGTCGCCGCCGAAACCGTCGCCGTCGCCTCGACCGGCGTCATCGGCCAACCCCTGCCCATGGTAAAAATCCTCGCCGGCGTCGACGTCCTCGCCGCCGCGATCTCGCCGGAAGGCGGGGAAGAGGCTGCCCAGGCGATCATGACGACGGACCTCGTCGCCAAAACCGGCAAAGTGGAGATCGCCCTCGGCGGCCAGACCGTCACCATCGGCGCCATGGCCAAAGGCTCCGGCATGATCCACCCGAACATGGCCACCATGCTCGCCTTTTACACGACCGACGCCAACATCGCGCCGGCGCTCCTCCAACAGGCGCTGCGGGCGGCCACGAAAGTCTCCTACAACATGATCTCCGTCGACGGCGACACATCGACGAACGACATGGCCATCATTCTCGCCAACGGCCAGAGCGGCGCCCCGGCCATTGAGGCGGAAGGCCCCGAATACGCCGCCTTCACCGCCGCCCTGACGGCCCTCTCGATCCACCTGGCCAAAATCATGGCCCGCGACGGCGAAGGGGCCACCAAGCTGATCGAAGCCCGCGTCGAAGGGGCGGCCACCGCTGAAGACGCCCGCAAAGCCGCCATGGCCATCATCAAATCGAACCTCTTCAAGTGCGCGGTCTTCGGCAACGACGCCAACTGGGGCCGCGTCATGTGCGCCATCGGCTACTCGGGCGCCCAATTCGACCCCGCCAAGGTGGACGTCTTCCTCGGCTCCGTCCAGACGGCCCGCCAGGGCATGGCCCTTCCCTTTTCGGAAGAGGAGGCCTCGAAAGTCCTCTCCGCCGGCGAGGTCACCGTCACTGTCTGCCTGAACGACGGCGACGCCAGCGCCACCGCCTGGGGCTGCGACCTGACCTATGACTACGTGAAGATCAACGCCGATTACCGGAGTTAA
- a CDS encoding DMT family transporter codes for MHHQGSSRVSPLTADLILLSVAAIWGGTFVAVKNAIAIMPPYTFLAIRFLIAGLFLAVVAGRRWRSLTGATIRHGALLGSCLFGGYALQTIGLQYTTSSHAGFITGLSVVLVPLVSWFILKQAPRSGVLAGIVLAVVGLGLLTLTDDLTMNPGDLLVLGCAFCFGLHIFFAGQFTSRHDPMLLSIMQIFAVSIACAAFAFFSDPPLAADQFQSEVWTALALTAIPATSLAFLAQMYFQKFTTATRTALIFATEPVFALIFGVALAGEALTLRGALGGVLVMAGIVASEMIGAGESGDAGVDECDDAEGEAA; via the coding sequence ATGCATCACCAAGGTTCATCCCGCGTCTCCCCCCTGACGGCCGACCTGATCCTGCTCTCCGTGGCGGCCATCTGGGGGGGCACCTTTGTGGCTGTCAAAAACGCCATCGCCATCATGCCCCCCTATACCTTTTTGGCCATCCGCTTCCTCATCGCCGGGCTCTTCCTGGCCGTCGTCGCCGGCCGTCGCTGGCGCAGCCTGACCGGCGCCACCATCCGCCACGGCGCCTTGCTCGGCAGTTGTCTCTTCGGCGGCTATGCCTTGCAGACCATCGGCCTCCAGTACACCACCTCATCCCATGCCGGCTTTATCACCGGCTTGTCCGTCGTCCTGGTGCCCCTCGTCAGTTGGTTCATCCTCAAACAGGCCCCCCGCAGCGGCGTCCTCGCTGGCATCGTCCTGGCCGTCGTCGGCCTGGGTCTGCTCACCCTCACCGATGACCTGACGATGAACCCCGGCGACCTGCTCGTCCTGGGCTGCGCCTTCTGTTTTGGCCTACATATCTTTTTCGCCGGCCAGTTCACATCCCGCCACGACCCGATGCTGCTCTCGATCATGCAGATCTTCGCCGTCAGCATCGCCTGCGCCGCCTTTGCCTTTTTCTCCGACCCGCCGCTGGCGGCGGATCAGTTCCAGAGCGAAGTCTGGACCGCCCTGGCCTTGACGGCCATCCCGGCCACCTCGCTGGCCTTCCTGGCCCAGATGTATTTTCAAAAATTCACCACCGCCACCCGGACGGCGCTCATCTTCGCCACAGAGCCGGTCTTCGCCCTCATCTTCGGCGTCGCCCTTGCCGGTGAGGCGCTTACCCTGCGGGGCGCCCTCGGCGGTGTCCTCGTCATGGCCGGGATCGTCGCCTCCGAGATGATCGGCGCAGGCGAATCGGGCGACGCCGGCGTCGACGAGTGTGACGACGCTGAAGGCGAGGCCGCATAA
- a CDS encoding nitrogen regulation protein NR(II): MEHAQDHRAAVSRCEEREAQLKRFIQVLQENENRYMTILNSLPMQLVVLDGKGYITFVNHEWERNAIENDIADPSLAGVGINYLKICRSAIDQGCDEVRPIYEGILSVLEGKVKAFAYDYDCATPRGNERFQITVTPVNDEKGGVIITHVGK, from the coding sequence ATGGAACACGCACAGGATCACCGTGCCGCTGTCAGCAGGTGCGAAGAACGGGAAGCCCAACTGAAACGCTTTATCCAGGTGCTCCAAGAAAATGAGAACCGGTACATGACGATCCTCAATTCCCTTCCCATGCAACTGGTGGTTTTGGATGGGAAGGGTTACATCACCTTTGTCAATCACGAGTGGGAGCGCAACGCCATCGAAAACGACATCGCCGATCCATCGCTGGCGGGCGTCGGCATCAACTACTTGAAAATCTGCCGTTCCGCCATCGATCAGGGTTGTGACGAAGTGCGCCCCATCTATGAGGGAATCCTTTCCGTTTTAGAGGGAAAGGTGAAGGCCTTTGCTTACGACTATGACTGCGCCACGCCGCGGGGGAATGAACGATTCCAGATCACCGTTACGCCGGTGAACGATGAAAAGGGCGGCGTGATCATCACGCATGTGGGTAAATAA
- the amrS gene encoding AmmeMemoRadiSam system radical SAM enzyme, which translates to MLREALFYEADPPQVHCVLCPWHCHIPEGKVGVCRVRMNEKGTLYSLNYGKVTGASLDPIEKKPLRRFHPGSRILSLGTLGCNFDCGFCQNYHIAQRDADSREITPDEAVALARETAADGNIGIAYTYSEPSVWFEYIYDTAPLVRAAGLKNVLVTNGYIEEAPLKALLPHIDAVNLDIKGFTEDYYSGVCKGRLEPVLRSAKLYKAACHLEITTLVVPGKNDSDEELGALFDWVAGELGRDTPLHLSRYYPMYRFTEQPTPRETMERAAELARQRLDSVFLGNL; encoded by the coding sequence GTGCTGCGGGAAGCCCTGTTCTACGAAGCCGACCCGCCTCAGGTCCACTGTGTCCTCTGTCCCTGGCATTGCCACATCCCCGAGGGGAAGGTGGGCGTCTGCCGGGTACGGATGAACGAAAAAGGGACTTTATACAGCCTCAACTACGGCAAAGTCACCGGCGCCAGCCTCGATCCGATCGAGAAAAAGCCCCTCCGTCGCTTTCATCCCGGCAGCCGGATCCTCTCCCTGGGCACACTGGGCTGCAACTTCGACTGTGGCTTCTGCCAAAACTACCACATCGCCCAGCGGGACGCCGATTCCCGGGAGATCACCCCTGACGAGGCTGTCGCCCTGGCCCGGGAGACAGCAGCCGACGGCAACATCGGCATCGCCTACACCTACTCGGAACCGAGCGTCTGGTTCGAGTACATCTACGACACGGCCCCCCTGGTCCGGGCGGCAGGGCTGAAAAACGTCCTCGTCACCAACGGCTATATCGAGGAAGCGCCCCTGAAGGCGCTGCTGCCCCATATCGACGCCGTCAACCTGGACATCAAGGGCTTCACGGAAGACTACTACAGCGGTGTCTGCAAAGGCCGCCTCGAACCGGTTCTCCGTTCGGCCAAACTGTACAAAGCCGCCTGCCACCTGGAGATCACCACCCTCGTCGTGCCCGGAAAAAACGACAGCGACGAGGAACTGGGGGCGCTCTTTGACTGGGTCGCCGGTGAGTTGGGCCGGGATACGCCCTTGCACCTGAGCCGCTACTACCCCATGTACCGCTTCACCGAGCAGCCCACCCCGCGGGAGACGATGGAGCGGGCGGCCGAACTGGCCCGTCAGCGCCTCGATTCGGTCTTCCTCGGGAACCTCTGA
- a CDS encoding N-acetylmuramoyl-L-alanine amidase family protein — MRSVYMIVGKHPRMWVTAVMALSAILLYGGVNQLLEDRTVLTFSGVIQDKVVAIDPGHGGEDGGAKGTRGTQEKVVNLLIAKKVVDQLNQAGGKAILTRENEDNVSVGPWSQRSELTKRVEKAQGANALVYVSIHANSFPMAPACQGPQTFYQPGSAEGKRLALHIQKEMTKRVGNKDGRQAKAEDYFVLRMTKCPAVMVETGFLSNAAEEALLLRDDYQEKLAQGIATGIARYLGGEPAEEPKGAATDQAPGGFIPEVDRAVSPGLLDS; from the coding sequence GTGCGTTCGGTGTACATGATCGTGGGCAAACATCCCCGGATGTGGGTGACCGCCGTCATGGCCCTATCGGCCATCCTCCTCTATGGGGGCGTCAATCAGTTGTTGGAGGATCGGACTGTGCTGACCTTCTCCGGGGTGATCCAGGACAAGGTCGTCGCCATCGACCCCGGCCATGGCGGTGAAGACGGCGGCGCCAAGGGAACCCGGGGAACCCAGGAGAAAGTCGTCAACCTGCTGATCGCAAAGAAGGTGGTCGACCAGTTGAATCAAGCCGGCGGCAAAGCGATTCTCACCCGCGAGAATGAAGACAACGTTTCCGTCGGTCCCTGGAGCCAGCGCAGCGAACTGACAAAACGTGTGGAAAAGGCCCAAGGGGCCAACGCGCTGGTCTATGTGTCCATCCATGCCAATAGCTTCCCCATGGCGCCGGCCTGTCAGGGACCTCAGACCTTCTATCAACCGGGGTCGGCGGAAGGGAAACGATTGGCCTTGCATATCCAGAAGGAGATGACCAAGCGCGTCGGCAATAAAGACGGGCGGCAGGCCAAGGCTGAAGACTACTTTGTCCTGCGCATGACCAAATGTCCGGCCGTGATGGTGGAGACGGGCTTTTTGTCCAACGCGGCCGAAGAGGCGCTGCTGCTCCGGGACGATTACCAGGAGAAGCTGGCTCAAGGCATCGCCACCGGCATCGCCCGCTACCTGGGCGGAGAACCGGCGGAAGAGCCGAAGGGCGCCGCGACCGACCAGGCGCCGGGCGGCTTCATCCCCGAGGTGGACCGGGCGGTGTCGCCGGGGTTACTGGATTCGTAA
- the carA gene encoding glutamine-hydrolyzing carbamoyl-phosphate synthase small subunit — translation MTAVKPAAAYLLLEDGTLFKGIPFGYRGSSTGEVVFNTGMTGYQEVLTDPSYAGQIVTMTYPLIGNYGINAADAESTKPQVRGYIVREACARPSNYRSEKTLDHYLAQHGIPGLAGIDTRSLTRRIREHGTLRGVIHNGPSRAGLADSAPWEGEALANLRVGGRTSLEAIFAHMDEASYIQWIEYLTAIRHLPVAGPHLVNSVTTPQAYVIPGDGCRVAVLDFGIKENILRMLKALDCHLMVFPANTTAEAIRAANPDGLFLSNGPGDPKDVAPAIKTIADFLRPASPAHSLPIFGICLGHQLLALAAGADTYKLKFGHRGANHPVKDLRTGRVFITSQNHGYAIDEKTLPAGLTVSHRNGNDDTVEGLRHERLPIYSVQYHPEAAPGPHDSAYLFDEFIDNMKERLAKASA, via the coding sequence ATGACAGCAGTAAAACCGGCCGCCGCCTACCTCCTGCTGGAAGACGGGACCCTTTTCAAGGGGATCCCCTTCGGCTACCGGGGAAGCAGCACCGGCGAGGTGGTCTTCAACACCGGCATGACCGGCTACCAAGAGGTCCTCACCGACCCCTCCTACGCCGGCCAGATCGTGACCATGACCTATCCCCTCATCGGCAACTACGGCATCAACGCCGCCGACGCCGAATCGACGAAACCCCAGGTGCGGGGCTACATCGTCCGCGAAGCCTGTGCCCGCCCCTCCAACTACCGTTCTGAAAAAACGCTCGATCACTACCTGGCCCAGCACGGCATCCCCGGCCTGGCCGGCATCGATACGCGCTCATTGACCCGGCGCATCCGCGAGCACGGCACCCTGCGCGGCGTGATCCACAACGGCCCGAGCAGGGCCGGCCTGGCCGACAGCGCCCCCTGGGAAGGGGAGGCCCTTGCCAACCTGCGCGTCGGCGGCCGCACCTCCCTGGAAGCCATCTTCGCCCACATGGATGAAGCGAGCTACATCCAGTGGATCGAATACCTCACCGCCATCCGCCACCTGCCTGTGGCCGGCCCCCATCTGGTGAACTCGGTCACGACGCCCCAGGCCTACGTCATCCCCGGCGACGGCTGCCGCGTCGCCGTCCTCGACTTCGGCATCAAGGAAAACATCCTGCGCATGCTCAAAGCCCTTGACTGCCACCTGATGGTCTTCCCGGCGAACACGACCGCCGAAGCGATCCGCGCCGCCAACCCCGACGGCCTCTTCCTGAGCAACGGCCCCGGCGACCCGAAAGACGTGGCCCCGGCCATCAAGACCATCGCCGACTTCCTCCGCCCGGCGTCCCCGGCCCATTCGCTGCCCATCTTCGGCATCTGCCTCGGCCACCAGCTCCTCGCCCTGGCCGCCGGCGCCGATACCTACAAACTCAAATTCGGCCACCGCGGCGCCAACCACCCTGTCAAGGACCTGCGGACGGGCCGCGTCTTCATCACCTCCCAAAACCACGGCTACGCCATCGACGAAAAAACCCTCCCGGCCGGCCTCACCGTCAGCCACCGCAACGGCAACGACGACACCGTCGAAGGCCTTCGCCACGAGCGGCTGCCGATCTACTCGGTCCAGTACCACCCGGAAGCGGCCCCTGGCCCCCACGACTCGGCCTACCTCTTTGATGAGTTTATTGATAATATGAAAGAGCGCCTGGCGAAGGCGTCGGCCTAA
- the argB gene encoding acetylglutamate kinase: MIKALEKAGILVEALPYIKKFSGKTVVIKYGGAAMVNDQLKEAVIMDIILMKLVGIHPVVVHGGGPEINHMLERLGLQSRFIQGLRVTDDATMEVVEMVLAGKVNKEIVALIQRFGGKAVGLCGKDGGLIQAKKRFEHVKNEAGVRVPTDIGFVGDVVAIEPGLLRELADRGFIPVIAPIGVGENGEAYNINADTVAGEIAQALEADKLVLLTDVEGILRDRKDTASLISSLHIEEVPALVDEGIISGGMIPKVGCCVEALQGGVGQTHIIDGRLPHSLLLEVFTDKGIGTMVLK, translated from the coding sequence TTGATAAAAGCGTTAGAGAAAGCGGGCATCCTCGTCGAAGCCCTGCCCTATATCAAAAAATTCTCCGGCAAAACCGTCGTTATCAAATACGGCGGCGCCGCCATGGTCAATGACCAGCTCAAAGAAGCCGTCATCATGGACATCATCCTGATGAAACTCGTCGGCATCCATCCCGTCGTCGTCCACGGCGGCGGCCCCGAGATCAACCACATGCTCGAGCGCCTGGGCCTGCAGAGCCGGTTCATCCAGGGCCTGCGCGTCACCGATGACGCCACCATGGAAGTCGTCGAGATGGTCCTCGCCGGCAAGGTGAACAAAGAGATCGTCGCCCTGATCCAGCGCTTCGGCGGCAAGGCCGTCGGCCTCTGCGGCAAAGACGGCGGCCTGATCCAGGCGAAAAAACGCTTTGAACACGTCAAAAACGAAGCTGGTGTGCGGGTGCCCACCGACATCGGCTTCGTCGGCGACGTGGTCGCCATCGAACCGGGCCTCCTGCGGGAACTGGCCGACCGTGGCTTCATCCCCGTCATCGCGCCCATCGGCGTCGGCGAAAACGGCGAGGCCTACAACATCAACGCCGACACGGTCGCCGGCGAAATCGCCCAGGCGCTGGAAGCCGACAAACTGGTCTTGCTCACCGACGTGGAAGGCATCCTGCGCGACCGCAAGGACACGGCCAGCCTCATCTCGTCGCTGCACATCGAAGAGGTGCCGGCCCTCGTCGACGAGGGCATCATCAGCGGCGGCATGATCCCGAAGGTGGGCTGCTGCGTCGAAGCGCTCCAGGGCGGTGTCGGCCAGACCCACATCATCGACGGCCGGTTGCCGCACTCGCTGCTCCTCGAAGTCTTCACCGACAAGGGGATCGGCACCATGGTCCTCAAGTAG